Proteins from one Microtus pennsylvanicus isolate mMicPen1 chromosome 7, mMicPen1.hap1, whole genome shotgun sequence genomic window:
- the LOC142853595 gene encoding putative HLA class I histocompatibility antigen, alpha chain H, giving the protein MGAMELHPTLLLLSVLLALTQPKTLSGAGTHSMRYMVTTTASPTGLQDLQVFIVAYVDDTQILRFHSNTKTTMEPLVPWAKQMGQDYWEWERQDLEDYSQTARRNLRFAIRIYNQSDDGSHTFQCFIGCEAGPDRLLLRGHYRHAFDGRDYISLNEDMRTWTAADKTAQITQQEWEAKLLAESWRIYLETPCVAWLHRHLEMGKGILQRLDPPKARVTHHPRPEGDITLRCWALEFYRAEITLTWQRDGEDLTQDMELVETRPAGDGTFQKWAAVVVPSGEEQRYTCHVYHEGLPEPLTLRWETSPQPINGVIVGVVLLGVVVPVAVAAIVMLRKKSTASHTVSRAGLELSK; this is encoded by the exons ATGGGTGCTATGGAACTGCATCCCACCCTCCTGCTGCTCTCAGTACTCCTGGCTCTGACCCAGCCCAAGACCCTGAGTGGCGCTG GCACACACTCCATGCGGTACATGGTAACCACGACCGCGTCTCCAACGGGTCTCCAAGATCTGCAAGTCTTCATTGTTGCCTATGTGGACGACACGCAAATCCTGCGCTTCCACAGTAACACGAAAACTACGATGGAGCCGCTCGTGCCATGGGCTAAACAGATGGGGCAGGATTATTGGGAGTGGGAGAGACAAGATCTGGAGGATTATTCACAGACGGCCCGAAGAAACCTGCGATTTGCAATCCGAATCTATAACCAGAGCGATGACG GCTCTCATACCTTCCAGTGTTTCATTGGTTGCGAAGCGGGGCCAGACCGACTCTTGCTACGTGGGCACTATAGACATGCCTTTGATGGCCGTGATTACATCAGCCTGAACGAGGACATGAGAACCTGGACTGCTGCAGACAAGACAGCTCAGATCACCCAGCAAGAGTGGGAGGCAAAACTTTTAGCAGAGTCCTGGAGGATATACTTGGAGACTCCCTGTGTTGCCTGGCTGCACCGACATctggagatggggaaggggaTTCTGCAGCGCTTAG ACCCTCCAAAGGCACGTGTAACGCATCACCCTAGACCTGAAGGTGATATCACCTTGAGGTGCTGGGCTCTTGAATTCTACCGAGCTGAAATAACCCTGACCTGGCAGAGGGATGGGGAAGACCTGACCCAGGACATGGAACTGGTGGAAACCAGGCCTGCAGGGGATGGAACCTTTCAGAAGTGGGCAGCTGTGGTGGTGCCTTCTGGAGAGGAGCAGAGATACACATGCCATGTGTACCATGAGGGGCTGCCTGAGCCTCTCACCCTGAGATGGG AGACATCTCCTCAGCCCATAAATGGAGTGATAGTTGGTGTGGTTCTCCTTGGAGTTGTGGTCCCTGTAGCTGTGGCTGCCATTGTGATGCTGAGGAAGAAAAGCACAG